From a region of the Capricornis sumatraensis isolate serow.1 chromosome 22, serow.2, whole genome shotgun sequence genome:
- the APOM gene encoding apolipoprotein M isoform X1, which yields MFHHIWAALLYLYGFLLNSIYQCPEHSQLTTEGVDGKEFPDPHLGQWYFIAGAAPTKEELATFDPVDNIVFNMAVGSAPMQLQLRATIRTKNGLCVPRKWIYHLSDGSTDLRTEGRPDMKTKLFSSACPGGIMLKETGQGYQRFLLYNRSPHPPEKCVEEFQSLTSCLDFKAFLLTPRNQDACELSSN from the exons ATGTTCCACCACATTTGGGCAGCTCTTCTCTACCTCTATGGCTTTCTCCTTAACTCCATCTACCAGTGCCCTGAGCACAGCCAACTGACAACTGAAGGAGTGGATGGGAAAGAG TTCCCAGACCCCCACCTGGGCCAGTGGTACTTTATCGCAGGGGCAGCTCCCACCAAGGAGGAGTTGGCGACTTTTGACCCTGTGGACAACATTGTCTTCAACATGGCTGTGGGCTCTGCCCCCATGCAGCTCCAGCTTCGAGCGACCATCCGCAC GAAAAACGGGCTTTGTGTGCCCCGGAAATGGATCTACCACCTGTCTGACGGGAGCACAGATCTCAGAACCGAAG GCCGCCCTGACATGAAGACCAAgctcttctccagtgcatgcccAGGTGGAATCATGCTGAAAGAGACAGGCCAGGGTTACCAGCGCTTCCTCCTCTACA ATCGCTCACCCCACCCTCCTGAGAAGTGTGTGGAGGAATTCCAGTCCCTGACCTCCTGCCTGGACTTTAAGGCCTTCTTACTGACCCCCAGGAATCAAG ACGCCTGCGAGCTGTCCAGTAACTGA
- the APOM gene encoding apolipoprotein M isoform X2, whose product MAVGSAPMQLQLRATIRTKNGLCVPRKWIYHLSDGSTDLRTEGRPDMKTKLFSSACPGGIMLKETGQGYQRFLLYNRSPHPPEKCVEEFQSLTSCLDFKAFLLTPRNQDACELSSN is encoded by the exons ATGGCTGTGGGCTCTGCCCCCATGCAGCTCCAGCTTCGAGCGACCATCCGCAC GAAAAACGGGCTTTGTGTGCCCCGGAAATGGATCTACCACCTGTCTGACGGGAGCACAGATCTCAGAACCGAAG GCCGCCCTGACATGAAGACCAAgctcttctccagtgcatgcccAGGTGGAATCATGCTGAAAGAGACAGGCCAGGGTTACCAGCGCTTCCTCCTCTACA ATCGCTCACCCCACCCTCCTGAGAAGTGTGTGGAGGAATTCCAGTCCCTGACCTCCTGCCTGGACTTTAAGGCCTTCTTACTGACCCCCAGGAATCAAG ACGCCTGCGAGCTGTCCAGTAACTGA